One Paenisporosarcina sp. FSL H8-0542 genomic region harbors:
- a CDS encoding glycerol-3-phosphate acyltransferase, with protein sequence MNLALWVLITLLSGYLIGCLHGSNVAQRLSGVNVKEQGVKNAGASNATIVLGWKYGALVAFVDIGKGILAIVLLRLIFESTDLSLEYQWVLLFLVGASVVIGHNYPFQMHFDGGKGTASVIGVMLVLDWRIGLVGLILLIVVSLVTDYLLIGVLFLYITYIILAFLITESTMPIVITTALFLLALWKHRENIHRLRSGMEPRVSSVIKKKKVTHSN encoded by the coding sequence ATGAATCTTGCATTATGGGTGCTAATCACCTTACTATCAGGTTATTTAATTGGCTGTCTCCATGGTTCAAATGTGGCGCAACGGCTTTCTGGGGTGAATGTAAAGGAACAGGGAGTAAAGAATGCGGGGGCATCCAATGCCACTATTGTATTAGGCTGGAAATACGGGGCACTCGTTGCATTTGTTGATATTGGTAAAGGAATACTTGCAATCGTCCTTTTGCGTCTTATATTCGAATCTACTGATCTTTCCTTGGAGTATCAATGGGTCCTATTATTTCTTGTGGGGGCATCTGTCGTAATAGGTCACAATTATCCATTTCAGATGCATTTTGATGGTGGTAAAGGAACGGCATCTGTTATTGGAGTGATGTTAGTACTGGATTGGAGAATCGGATTGGTTGGACTTATCTTGCTGATTGTCGTTTCATTGGTGACAGATTACTTATTAATCGGTGTACTGTTCTTATATATTACATATATCATTTTAGCCTTTTTGATTACAGAAAGTACTATGCCAATTGTCATAACCACCGCACTCTTCTTACTTGCGTTATGGAAGCATCGCGAGAATATACACCGTTTGAGATCCGGGATGGAACCACGAGTTTCTTCGGTTATCAAAAAGAAAAAAGTGACTCACTCCAATTAA
- the pepT gene encoding peptidase T, which translates to MQETLIERLVRYAKIDTQSDAESTTCPSTPGQWDLLHELEKELASIGMEDISLDDNGYLFATLPANSERELPTIGFLAHVDTATDYTGKNVNPQRIDCYEGGDIRLNEETVMSPDDFPELNNYIGHTLITTDGTTLLGADNKAGIAEIMTAMEFLINNPDIKHGKLRVAFTPDEEIGRGPHKFDVEKFDAKYAYTMDGGPLGELQFESFNAAGAKVITRGTSVHPGSAKNKMVNALTIAMKFQSYMPADEVPEKTEGHEGFIHLMNFNGHVEEAKLSYIVRDFDREKFEAKKALFEEAASKIKAEYGSNAISYELHDQYFNMGEKIEPVKEIVDIAHEAMTNLSINPLVIPIRGGTDGSQLSYMGMPTPNIFTGGENYHGKYEYISVDNMEKATKVMIEMIQLFERQA; encoded by the coding sequence ATGCAAGAAACATTAATCGAACGCCTTGTACGTTATGCCAAAATTGATACACAATCAGATGCTGAAAGCACCACTTGTCCATCTACACCAGGTCAGTGGGACTTATTGCACGAACTAGAAAAAGAATTGGCTTCAATCGGAATGGAAGACATTTCACTTGATGACAATGGTTATTTATTTGCCACTTTGCCTGCAAATTCAGAACGTGAATTGCCAACAATCGGCTTTTTAGCTCACGTCGACACAGCAACTGATTATACAGGTAAGAATGTAAACCCTCAGCGTATCGATTGCTATGAAGGTGGCGACATCCGATTAAACGAAGAAACCGTTATGTCTCCTGACGATTTCCCAGAGCTTAATAATTATATCGGGCACACTTTAATAACAACAGATGGCACGACTTTACTAGGTGCCGACAACAAAGCAGGAATTGCTGAAATTATGACAGCTATGGAGTTTCTAATTAATAATCCAGACATTAAACACGGCAAACTTCGTGTTGCCTTTACTCCAGACGAAGAAATTGGGCGTGGGCCACATAAATTTGATGTTGAAAAATTTGATGCCAAGTATGCTTATACAATGGATGGCGGACCTCTTGGAGAACTTCAATTTGAAAGTTTCAATGCAGCTGGTGCTAAAGTTATCACACGTGGGACAAGCGTTCATCCAGGTTCAGCTAAAAACAAAATGGTCAACGCTCTGACCATCGCCATGAAGTTCCAATCTTATATGCCTGCAGATGAAGTGCCTGAGAAGACTGAAGGACATGAAGGATTCATCCACTTGATGAATTTCAACGGGCATGTAGAAGAAGCCAAATTGTCTTATATCGTACGTGACTTTGACCGTGAAAAATTCGAAGCGAAGAAAGCATTATTTGAAGAAGCTGCTTCAAAAATCAAAGCAGAATACGGATCAAATGCAATTTCGTATGAACTGCATGATCAATATTTCAACATGGGTGAAAAAATTGAGCCTGTAAAAGAAATTGTCGATATTGCACATGAAGCGATGACGAATCTATCAATTAATCCATTAGTCATCCCAATTCGTGGAGGTACTGACGGTTCACAATTATCATATATGGGCATGCCAACACCTAATATCTTTACAGGTGGCGAAAACTATCATGGAAAATATGAATACATTTCAGTCGATAACATGGAAAAAGCAACCAAAGTCATGATTGAAATGATTCAACTGTTTGAAAGACAAGCTTAA
- a CDS encoding ABC transporter ATP-binding protein, producing the protein MMHTAVKAESLSIGYSDHLLFENLNLHIPRGEISVFVGSNGCGKSTLLRSIARLLKPTTGSVLLEGKDVHRMSSKEVAKKMGILPQSPVSPEGLTVHDLVKQGRYPHQSWLKRWTEEDTEKVEAAMEATRISDLRDRAVDTLSGGQRQRAWIAMTLAQDTDLILLDEPTTYLDMTHQIEILDLLFELNEKKDRTIVMVLHDLNLASRYAHNIIAIKNGDVHAQGKPEDIITCDLVRSVFGMECQVSKDPMFGTPHCIPYGRGRCVVPELRVSTGA; encoded by the coding sequence ATGATGCATACTGCTGTTAAAGCTGAATCCCTTTCAATTGGATATTCTGATCATTTACTATTTGAGAATTTAAATTTACATATACCCCGTGGAGAAATTTCCGTTTTTGTTGGCAGCAATGGCTGCGGAAAGTCAACGTTGCTTCGTTCTATTGCACGTTTATTGAAACCGACAACCGGTTCTGTCCTATTGGAAGGAAAAGATGTTCACCGCATGTCTTCCAAAGAAGTGGCTAAAAAAATGGGTATACTGCCTCAATCACCCGTTTCACCAGAAGGTCTGACGGTTCATGATTTGGTGAAGCAAGGCCGTTATCCCCACCAGTCATGGTTGAAGCGCTGGACTGAAGAAGATACAGAAAAAGTGGAAGCCGCAATGGAAGCAACGCGAATTAGCGATCTTCGTGACCGCGCCGTTGATACATTATCCGGTGGCCAACGACAACGTGCTTGGATTGCAATGACACTCGCTCAAGATACCGATCTCATCTTGCTTGATGAACCTACGACTTATTTGGACATGACGCACCAAATTGAAATTTTGGATTTGCTGTTTGAATTAAATGAGAAAAAAGATCGTACCATCGTGATGGTATTACATGATTTGAACTTAGCATCCCGATACGCCCACAATATCATTGCCATTAAAAATGGCGATGTCCATGCTCAAGGTAAACCGGAAGATATCATTACTTGTGATTTAGTTAGATCAGTATTTGGTATGGAATGCCAAGTTTCAAAAGATCCAATGTTCGGCACACCTCATTGCATCCCTTATGGTCGGGGACGCTGTGTAGTACCAGAATTACGAGTTTCTACAGGTGCGTAA